From a region of the Phycisphaerales bacterium AB-hyl4 genome:
- a CDS encoding mandelate racemase/muconate lactonizing enzyme family protein codes for MKIEAVDLFYLAMPTIRNVGDGSQDALLVRVAAGPWVGWGECETSPLVSIANWVCPMSHSACRPVRDAVLGQSLETPADIARINQHVRDLGLDIAQTDHTLSGIDIALWDLLGKQRGEPVYRLLGDKQAYPKTPYASQLFGDDAGQTLAKARAMREEGYAAVKFGWGPFGRGSVAEDREHVAAAREGLGQEVGLMVDAGTVWGEDVAQAAARLAMLDAFDVTWLEEPFVSGALASYQALVQHGSRVRMAAGEGAHNFHMARHLIDHGGIGYVQIDTGRIGGITPARRVAEYADARGVTFVNHTFTTHLALSASLQPYAGMQAHTFCEYPVEASELARRLTRTAMTRDANGQLHVPDAPGLGIEPDLAVIKAYLVPVEIRVGGATLYRSSEP; via the coding sequence ATGAAGATTGAAGCGGTTGATTTATTTTACCTGGCGATGCCGACGATTCGTAACGTTGGCGATGGCAGTCAAGATGCCTTGCTGGTGCGGGTTGCAGCCGGGCCCTGGGTCGGGTGGGGGGAATGCGAGACATCGCCGCTGGTGTCGATTGCCAATTGGGTCTGCCCGATGTCGCATTCAGCGTGTCGACCTGTGCGTGACGCAGTGCTGGGCCAATCGCTTGAGACGCCGGCCGATATCGCCCGCATCAATCAGCATGTTCGCGACCTTGGTCTGGACATCGCCCAAACGGATCACACGCTTTCAGGCATCGACATTGCGCTGTGGGATTTGCTGGGCAAACAACGGGGCGAGCCAGTCTACCGTCTGCTCGGCGACAAACAGGCGTATCCCAAGACGCCTTATGCTTCGCAACTGTTCGGCGACGATGCCGGGCAGACCCTGGCCAAAGCCCGGGCAATGCGGGAGGAGGGGTATGCGGCGGTGAAGTTTGGATGGGGGCCGTTCGGCCGGGGGAGTGTGGCGGAGGATCGCGAGCACGTGGCTGCGGCGCGTGAAGGCTTGGGGCAAGAGGTTGGGTTGATGGTCGATGCGGGCACCGTGTGGGGGGAAGATGTGGCGCAGGCGGCCGCCCGGTTGGCAATGCTCGATGCGTTTGACGTCACCTGGCTGGAAGAGCCGTTCGTCAGCGGGGCGCTGGCGTCGTATCAAGCATTGGTGCAACACGGCAGCAGGGTGCGTATGGCGGCGGGAGAAGGGGCACACAATTTTCACATGGCCCGGCACCTGATCGACCACGGCGGGATCGGCTACGTTCAGATCGACACCGGCCGCATCGGCGGCATCACCCCCGCCCGTCGGGTGGCCGAGTATGCCGACGCCCGTGGCGTGACGTTTGTCAATCACACCTTCACAACGCACTTGGCGCTCTCCGCTTCGCTTCAGCCTTATGCGGGGATGCAAGCCCACACCTTTTGTGAGTATCCCGTCGAGGCCAGTGAATTGGCGCGACGGTTGACACGAACCGCCATGACTCGCGACGCCAACGGCCAACTGCACGTTCCCGACGCGCCCGGTCTCGGCATCGAACCGGACCTGGCCGTCATTAAGGCATATCTGGTTCCTGTAGAAATTCGAGTGGGAGGAGCCACCCTTTATCGCAGCAGCGAGCCATAA
- a CDS encoding type II secretion system protein, with protein MSRPIRGFTLIELLVVISIIALLIAILLPALQSARATARSIQCANHLRQMHLGAMIYADENDDHLIRGGSTAGSPYWWYQVLAPYVGVSRMDAEGIQNSVLHCPDRPISTSTSSVNQVAYAPSTQVVGTRDQANQTQWQWRQRDRYLRPSHKGLYVDTQNGTYFYNYSEFESRVRLRHPGESKNIVFLDGHVEAETELRYGYRWNSTP; from the coding sequence ATGTCGCGTCCCATTCGTGGTTTCACCCTGATCGAGCTTCTCGTGGTAATCTCGATCATTGCGTTGCTCATCGCCATCCTGCTGCCGGCGTTGCAAAGTGCCCGCGCCACGGCGCGGAGCATCCAATGCGCGAATCACCTGCGGCAGATGCATCTTGGAGCGATGATCTACGCTGACGAAAACGATGATCACCTGATCCGCGGGGGCAGCACGGCGGGCAGCCCGTATTGGTGGTATCAGGTGTTGGCTCCCTACGTTGGAGTGTCACGCATGGATGCTGAAGGCATTCAGAACAGCGTGCTCCATTGTCCGGATAGGCCGATCAGCACTTCAACAAGCTCGGTGAATCAGGTCGCCTATGCACCGAGTACACAGGTGGTGGGAACCCGGGACCAGGCAAATCAGACCCAATGGCAATGGCGGCAGCGAGATCGCTACCTTCGCCCGAGCCATAAGGGCCTGTATGTCGATACGCAGAATGGAACCTATTTCTACAACTACAGCGAGTTCGAGAGCCGCGTCCGACTACGCCACCCGGGGGAATCGAAAAATATCGTATTCCTTGACGGCCATGTGGAAGCGGAAACGGAACTTCGATACGGCTACAGGTGGAACAGTACACCGTGA
- a CDS encoding type I 3-dehydroquinate dehydratase, which yields MTLHFTDLPRPLLVGSLRNRTTAETIADMKSGESDGARAFILHLQLLDQPYRQPEELRKIFTATRYPMMAINYRCDGGPSDDERVNMLLQATRVGAKCIDLPADTFDLDSRKSLAGCTLPFAAADPEEISMRPECIDKQMQIIKQVHALDAQVLMSAHALNTHLDCTQAVSLATEMESRGADIVKIVTDCPTVDHALEMLRTTVELRKRLKVPFVYICTGPHGEIVRPLAPLLGSMLVFGHHDYHERANLRKQLLGNLRELYRIIPWRIDDYLE from the coding sequence ATGACGTTGCATTTCACTGATCTGCCGCGCCCGCTGCTTGTCGGCTCGCTGCGTAACCGAACCACAGCTGAAACCATCGCTGACATGAAATCCGGCGAGTCAGATGGCGCGCGGGCGTTTATTCTGCACCTCCAACTGCTCGACCAGCCGTACCGCCAACCGGAGGAACTCAGGAAGATTTTCACGGCAACGAGGTATCCGATGATGGCGATCAACTATCGCTGTGATGGCGGGCCGTCGGATGACGAGCGTGTGAACATGTTGCTGCAGGCGACGCGCGTGGGCGCAAAATGCATTGACCTGCCCGCGGACACATTCGACCTCGACTCACGGAAAAGTTTGGCAGGATGTACATTGCCGTTTGCGGCTGCAGACCCCGAAGAAATATCCATGCGCCCTGAGTGCATTGACAAGCAGATGCAGATCATCAAGCAGGTTCATGCCTTGGACGCACAGGTGCTCATGTCGGCACATGCGCTTAACACACACCTTGACTGCACCCAGGCAGTTTCGCTCGCGACGGAAATGGAATCCCGGGGCGCGGACATTGTCAAAATCGTTACCGACTGTCCGACTGTCGACCACGCTTTGGAAATGCTTCGCACCACGGTGGAACTCCGAAAAAGGCTCAAGGTTCCTTTCGTATACATCTGCACAGGCCCGCACGGCGAGATTGTCCGACCGCTCGCGCCGCTGCTGGGCTCCATGCTTGTATTCGGACATCACGACTACCACGAACGGGCCAACCTGCGCAAGCAGTTGCTGGGCAATCTGCGGGAACTGTACCGCATCATCCCATGGCGCATTGACGATTATCTGGAGTAG
- a CDS encoding PEP-CTERM sorting domain-containing protein, whose translation MTAPVLSRLTSSPHRHEAFRTLTGGHLMFRNAILTFGLAASVTAAIATSPTLAAPSITIDGLAGAEHWTWVEAEHAIGGSGGTGFFDSSSYSGWFGNPNYYGQGESPTNMLLGITLPAAMSSNTNVYLRGAVERATNVQIRLDGDTVTTVSMNNTAGGSSGQSRNTMRWLVHNDGSATGINIGAQDQGQYQLDVRRPSGYVAGWRFDGVLIYDGDAVLKVTEPVAGVSANRHWMGNPSSVNSPVIASEPITPDINVTGLEAGHEVLYLLNGQAYTPGTEIGVGDHELMIFVRDGSSVNNDRIAMSGANFTIVPEPASLGLLGAGAILILARRRRFA comes from the coding sequence GTGACGGCCCCCGTTTTAAGTCGTCTGACTTCTTCGCCACACCGGCATGAAGCGTTTAGAACCCTGACAGGAGGACACCTCATGTTCCGCAATGCAATTCTGACATTCGGTCTCGCAGCATCAGTCACCGCCGCGATTGCCACATCACCGACTCTGGCCGCGCCGAGCATTACCATCGACGGCCTCGCCGGCGCCGAGCACTGGACGTGGGTCGAAGCCGAGCACGCCATCGGCGGATCGGGCGGCACGGGGTTTTTCGATAGTTCGAGTTACTCCGGGTGGTTCGGAAATCCGAACTACTATGGACAAGGTGAAAGCCCGACCAACATGTTGCTGGGGATCACACTTCCCGCAGCGATGTCAAGCAACACCAACGTGTATCTGCGCGGCGCGGTCGAGCGCGCCACGAACGTTCAGATTCGCCTCGATGGCGACACAGTCACCACCGTATCCATGAACAATACGGCTGGTGGGTCTTCAGGGCAGAGCCGCAATACCATGCGATGGTTGGTGCACAATGACGGCAGTGCAACCGGCATCAATATCGGCGCCCAAGACCAGGGCCAGTACCAACTCGATGTGCGTCGCCCCAGCGGCTACGTTGCCGGTTGGCGATTCGACGGCGTGCTGATTTACGACGGCGATGCCGTGCTGAAAGTGACGGAACCGGTCGCGGGTGTCAGCGCGAACCGCCACTGGATGGGCAATCCCTCCTCGGTGAACAGCCCGGTGATTGCCAGCGAGCCGATCACACCTGACATCAACGTCACCGGCCTCGAAGCGGGCCATGAGGTGTTGTACCTGCTCAATGGCCAAGCCTACACGCCGGGGACGGAAATCGGCGTGGGCGACCACGAGCTGATGATCTTCGTGCGTGACGGCAGCAGCGTTAACAACGATCGCATCGCCATGAGTGGCGCGAACTTCACCATCGTGCCCGAGCCTGCGTCGCTGGGCCTGCTCGGCGCGGGTGCAATCCTGATTCTGGCGCGGCGTCGGCGTTTCGCATAA
- a CDS encoding beta-galactosidase, with the protein MTAFFPFGTQYHRAPTPLPEEWAGDLKRIAEAGYTHVQYRPQWRWHESVRGRYVFDDLDRLFDLASENGLRVVLKPMLETAPDWVFQELGGTRIGFHGVPISPVAIGAFYVGGWLPCFDNPQVMAAAKAFVEKLVRRYREHPALWFYDAWNEPRSRPLGQCHCEHSLRSYQDWMSDRFGSIEQINEYLGKRWTSLRTIRPPASAGDYVEMYFWRKWAASAVAEHVQGVVETMREADPDRTVLAHAGFCSVLQDPVCDANDDVLVASKADRYGTSFPVNLWPKQPLHHTQADLISDWLRRVAPDYWCHEFYPNEANWCEPPNPQTLDRLVWMALAGGTAGFTFWQFRSERIGNESNGWGMREINGEPTARSEVCDRIAGILRDHGALLVDSHRPPAPVALMYSRDSDVLGRVEAMALRDQDPSLERSSDEYRYKQALFRSHFLYQALGYTTDMVTPGDDLVGRAVVHVSAMEMVDQATADRLIQYVKAGGTLIIEHPFACRDDRTWVAPERPTHGLAEQLGWREAARVALGSSRQPVRFANGRTIEAAGLRVDLALTAGEPVAEWSDGAVAAVRRRLGDGVVYTLGVNLSLSASGQWDDAALDVLNDLLREAGVQPEYEVDRGLLVRRRQGPAGEVWFAFNVGAEPAALTLPAEPVAVWHETVAERSGRQVTIPPGATWVAALPICQSRDAVDGQFRPDGVEHVSTGP; encoded by the coding sequence ATGACCGCCTTTTTTCCGTTTGGTACGCAGTATCACCGTGCTCCGACGCCGTTGCCCGAGGAATGGGCGGGTGATTTGAAGCGCATTGCCGAGGCCGGCTATACGCATGTGCAGTACCGCCCGCAGTGGCGGTGGCATGAGTCGGTGCGCGGGCGATATGTGTTCGACGATCTCGATCGGCTGTTCGACCTGGCGTCGGAGAACGGCTTGCGCGTGGTGCTCAAGCCCATGCTGGAAACCGCGCCGGACTGGGTGTTTCAGGAACTCGGCGGCACGCGCATCGGCTTCCACGGCGTGCCGATCAGCCCGGTGGCGATCGGTGCGTTCTATGTGGGCGGCTGGCTGCCCTGCTTCGACAATCCGCAGGTCATGGCGGCGGCGAAAGCGTTTGTCGAGAAGCTCGTGCGACGCTATCGCGAACACCCGGCGTTGTGGTTTTACGATGCGTGGAACGAGCCGCGCAGTCGACCGCTCGGCCAGTGTCATTGCGAACATTCCCTGCGTTCGTACCAGGATTGGATGAGCGATCGGTTCGGGTCGATCGAGCAGATCAACGAGTACCTGGGCAAACGATGGACGTCGCTTCGCACGATTCGCCCGCCGGCGTCGGCTGGTGATTACGTGGAGATGTATTTCTGGCGTAAGTGGGCGGCGAGCGCGGTGGCGGAGCATGTGCAGGGGGTGGTCGAAACGATGCGTGAAGCCGACCCGGATCGAACCGTGCTTGCACACGCCGGGTTCTGCAGTGTGTTGCAGGACCCGGTGTGCGATGCCAACGACGATGTGCTTGTTGCATCCAAGGCGGACCGGTACGGCACGTCGTTCCCCGTGAACCTCTGGCCGAAGCAGCCGCTGCATCACACGCAGGCCGACCTGATCAGCGATTGGCTGCGCCGGGTCGCTCCGGACTACTGGTGTCACGAGTTCTACCCCAACGAGGCAAACTGGTGCGAGCCGCCGAACCCGCAGACGCTCGATCGGCTGGTCTGGATGGCGCTGGCGGGCGGCACGGCGGGCTTCACATTCTGGCAGTTCCGCTCGGAGCGTATCGGCAACGAAAGCAACGGCTGGGGCATGCGCGAGATCAACGGCGAGCCCACGGCCCGCAGCGAAGTGTGCGACCGCATCGCAGGCATTCTCCGCGACCATGGTGCCCTGCTTGTCGACTCGCATCGGCCGCCCGCGCCGGTCGCGCTGATGTACAGCCGCGATTCGGACGTGCTCGGCAGAGTAGAGGCGATGGCGCTTCGCGATCAGGATCCGAGCCTGGAGCGGTCTTCGGATGAGTACCGCTACAAGCAAGCATTGTTCCGCAGCCATTTTCTGTATCAGGCACTGGGTTATACGACGGACATGGTGACGCCGGGCGATGATCTGGTCGGGCGAGCGGTGGTGCATGTCTCAGCGATGGAGATGGTCGACCAGGCCACCGCTGATCGACTGATTCAATACGTCAAGGCGGGTGGAACGTTGATCATCGAGCATCCGTTTGCCTGTCGGGATGATCGCACGTGGGTGGCGCCAGAGCGGCCGACGCATGGTCTGGCCGAGCAACTGGGGTGGCGCGAGGCGGCGCGGGTGGCATTGGGGTCGAGCCGTCAGCCGGTGCGTTTCGCCAACGGCCGGACGATCGAAGCGGCGGGGCTGCGGGTGGACCTGGCGTTGACGGCCGGCGAGCCTGTTGCCGAGTGGTCGGACGGCGCTGTGGCGGCAGTGCGCCGTCGGCTGGGCGATGGCGTGGTGTACACGCTCGGCGTGAACCTTTCGCTCTCGGCAAGCGGGCAATGGGATGACGCGGCACTGGACGTGCTCAACGACCTGTTGCGTGAGGCCGGCGTTCAGCCTGAATACGAGGTCGATCGCGGTTTGCTCGTGCGACGACGGCAAGGCCCGGCCGGCGAGGTGTGGTTTGCCTTCAATGTCGGCGCCGAGCCGGCGGCGCTGACCCTGCCTGCCGAGCCTGTCGCCGTCTGGCACGAGACGGTAGCGGAGCGTTCAGGCAGGCAGGTGACGATCCCACCTGGTGCGACCTGGGTTGCGGCATTGCCGATCTGTCAAAGTCGGGACGCTGTTGATGGTCAGTTCAGGCCAGATGGCGTGGAACATGTGTCGACTGGCCCTTGA
- a CDS encoding Gfo/Idh/MocA family protein encodes MSAIKFGVCGIGRIGMSHCRHFSQNQDHYKLVAACDIDPERVNATTAKLGGKGYTDLASFFADPEMELAIIATPSLDHARNAEQALAAGKTVLLEKPVGVTAEDYALLQKLAQQYPDRLYFGHNHRFEPAFENTQAIISDGLLGNVNVIKLCKHHVFMRRNDWQMRLDCGGGQLSVWGPHLLDQGLQLLGSPVRDVHSYLRRILTPGDGDDHVKITLIGENDTVAEVEISNSVAMASPYCTIYGDRGTLTYEQDQKEIRLRYLDPQFRWPAATATRATPLPGQPKSPEQDLPWIEETRKVEPDTNMWVQVELEIARHMYRALREDVPFPVSSHDALEVVRISEIVKKQNPQFAWIG; translated from the coding sequence ATGAGCGCAATCAAATTCGGCGTCTGTGGCATTGGCAGAATTGGAATGTCGCACTGCCGACATTTCTCACAGAATCAGGACCACTACAAACTGGTTGCTGCATGTGACATCGATCCAGAGCGAGTAAACGCTACGACGGCGAAACTTGGCGGCAAGGGATATACGGATCTCGCGTCATTTTTCGCAGATCCGGAAATGGAACTGGCGATTATCGCAACCCCTTCGCTCGATCACGCCAGAAATGCAGAGCAAGCTTTGGCCGCCGGGAAAACCGTGCTGCTGGAGAAACCTGTTGGCGTCACCGCGGAAGATTACGCGCTCCTGCAAAAACTTGCCCAGCAGTATCCGGATCGGCTTTACTTTGGACACAACCACCGCTTTGAACCTGCGTTTGAAAATACGCAGGCCATCATATCGGATGGATTACTGGGAAATGTCAACGTCATCAAACTCTGCAAGCATCATGTGTTCATGCGCCGGAATGATTGGCAGATGCGGCTGGACTGTGGCGGCGGACAACTCAGCGTCTGGGGGCCCCACCTGCTTGATCAGGGACTGCAGCTTCTGGGCTCACCTGTCAGGGATGTGCATAGTTACTTGAGGCGCATTCTGACGCCGGGCGACGGTGATGATCACGTCAAAATCACACTCATCGGTGAGAATGACACGGTTGCTGAGGTGGAGATCAGCAACTCGGTGGCGATGGCGAGTCCGTATTGCACCATTTATGGCGATCGTGGCACGCTGACCTATGAGCAGGATCAGAAAGAGATCAGACTCAGGTACCTTGACCCGCAATTCCGCTGGCCAGCGGCGACAGCCACCCGCGCAACCCCCTTGCCGGGCCAGCCGAAGAGTCCTGAACAGGATCTGCCGTGGATTGAGGAGACTCGAAAAGTGGAGCCGGACACGAATATGTGGGTGCAGGTGGAGCTTGAAATAGCCCGGCACATGTATCGCGCCCTTCGTGAGGATGTTCCGTTCCCGGTCAGCAGTCACGACGCGCTGGAAGTGGTTCGAATATCTGAGATCGTCAAAAAACAGAATCCTCAGTTCGCGTGGATTGGCTGA
- a CDS encoding ROK family protein, producing MTQLANMLEKEAVTLVRVLEQIRREGPISQVEIGQKLGLGRAIVNVHTKKLLAERVVVPTGEREAGGMGRPRVLLDLAREGKAVLGIALDSPVLSGAVMDFSNRIVVRHERDVSEVKSHEELAEHVAQLVQQLQADARAKSLELYSACFSVPGLLEDGTGRILNYVNMPAANGLDAKQVLGQLLGVPIYVVPLASAIYWGGLESDQSDQQIFQVIWDLGVGLMPGRGYEVGFKAYARKPGQVNNNIRDIGHAVLWPGGRPCYCGRRGCLEAYLGGHAITDRWNERHPEERITFSQLLDRASRNEPAYLNQIARQGRRLGEALGWIFAVHQPGQIKLSGQIPDAVPVARDAFWDGVCRRIGEDQPQSTFSYVGDTRSIELLGSCRLALHVRFNKPLLDIVSDDDASESTASTIVVG from the coding sequence ATGACCCAACTTGCCAACATGCTTGAGAAGGAAGCGGTGACGCTCGTGCGGGTGCTCGAGCAGATTCGCCGGGAGGGCCCAATCTCGCAAGTGGAGATTGGTCAAAAGCTTGGGCTAGGTCGTGCGATCGTCAACGTTCACACGAAAAAGCTTTTGGCCGAGCGAGTCGTGGTGCCGACGGGCGAACGCGAGGCCGGCGGCATGGGCCGACCGCGTGTTCTGCTCGATCTTGCCCGTGAAGGCAAGGCGGTGTTGGGTATTGCTCTGGATTCGCCTGTTCTGAGCGGCGCGGTCATGGATTTTTCCAATCGCATTGTCGTTCGCCACGAGCGCGACGTCAGCGAGGTCAAGTCGCACGAAGAGCTGGCGGAGCATGTCGCGCAGCTCGTCCAGCAGTTGCAGGCCGACGCCAGGGCAAAGTCATTGGAACTTTACAGTGCCTGCTTCAGCGTGCCCGGGTTGTTGGAAGACGGAACAGGGCGGATTCTCAATTATGTCAACATGCCCGCCGCCAACGGGTTGGACGCCAAGCAGGTGCTCGGCCAATTGCTCGGTGTGCCGATTTACGTCGTGCCGTTGGCGTCGGCGATCTACTGGGGCGGCCTGGAGTCGGATCAGAGCGACCAGCAGATTTTCCAGGTGATCTGGGATCTGGGTGTGGGGCTGATGCCCGGCCGAGGTTACGAGGTCGGCTTCAAGGCATACGCCCGCAAGCCTGGCCAGGTCAACAACAACATACGTGACATCGGGCATGCCGTGCTCTGGCCGGGCGGTCGCCCGTGCTACTGCGGCCGGCGCGGCTGTCTGGAAGCCTACCTCGGCGGGCATGCCATCACCGATCGCTGGAACGAACGTCATCCCGAAGAGCGGATCACGTTTTCGCAACTGCTCGATCGAGCAAGCCGAAACGAGCCTGCTTACCTGAATCAGATCGCCCGCCAGGGCCGTCGGCTGGGCGAAGCGCTCGGATGGATTTTCGCCGTGCACCAACCGGGGCAGATCAAGCTCAGCGGCCAGATTCCCGACGCCGTGCCGGTGGCCCGCGATGCGTTCTGGGACGGCGTCTGCCGACGCATCGGCGAAGACCAGCCGCAGTCTACTTTCAGCTACGTCGGCGATACGCGCAGCATCGAACTGCTGGGCAGTTGTCGGCTCGCCCTGCATGTGCGGTTCAACAAGCCGCTGCTGGACATCGTCAGCGATGACGACGCCAGCGAAAGCACCGCCTCGACCATTGTTGTGGGGTGA
- a CDS encoding NAD(P)H-quinone oxidoreductase, with product MHVIKIAEDRSLRWVEVPDPVIKDDEILIDVRAAALNRADLLQRAGHYPPPPGWPDWMGLEVAGTVSKAPADSRWQVGDKVCALLGGGGYAEQVAVPADMVLPIPEGLSFVEAAAIPEAFATSHLNLCIEGGLQSGDTAFIQAGASGLGVAAIQLAKAIGAKVVTTVGSDDKAALVNRLGADVVINHRKENVAEVLARHPVNVAMDCVAGPDLGSYLETVAAGCRWIVIATLGGSTSDINMNSFFRRGIKLIGSTLRSRTTQMKAEILADLEKQYWQAFSSRQIQLLIHKALPITQAEQAHAILERNENLGKVVLTIE from the coding sequence ATGCATGTGATCAAGATCGCAGAGGACCGCAGCCTGCGTTGGGTGGAAGTGCCCGACCCGGTCATCAAGGACGACGAGATATTGATTGATGTTCGTGCGGCGGCGCTCAACAGGGCTGACCTGCTCCAGCGAGCCGGGCATTATCCCCCGCCCCCCGGCTGGCCGGACTGGATGGGGCTGGAGGTGGCGGGCACGGTATCCAAGGCCCCCGCCGACAGTCGATGGCAGGTCGGCGACAAGGTCTGCGCCCTGCTTGGCGGCGGCGGATACGCCGAGCAAGTTGCAGTGCCCGCAGATATGGTTCTGCCCATTCCCGAGGGGCTGTCTTTCGTCGAGGCCGCCGCGATTCCGGAAGCGTTCGCCACATCACATCTCAATCTTTGCATTGAAGGTGGCTTGCAGAGCGGTGATACGGCTTTCATTCAAGCCGGCGCAAGTGGATTGGGCGTGGCGGCCATTCAACTGGCCAAGGCGATCGGTGCAAAAGTCGTCACGACCGTCGGCTCGGATGACAAGGCAGCGCTGGTCAACCGTCTTGGTGCTGATGTCGTGATTAACCACAGGAAGGAAAACGTTGCTGAAGTGCTGGCACGTCATCCCGTGAACGTTGCGATGGATTGCGTTGCAGGCCCCGACCTCGGCAGCTACCTGGAAACGGTGGCAGCCGGATGCCGTTGGATCGTGATCGCCACGCTCGGCGGATCGACATCAGACATCAACATGAATTCTTTTTTCAGACGCGGCATCAAGCTGATTGGCAGTACGCTGCGCAGCAGAACAACGCAGATGAAAGCGGAAATACTGGCTGACCTTGAAAAACAATACTGGCAGGCATTTTCATCCAGGCAGATTCAGTTGCTCATTCACAAAGCTTTGCCGATCACTCAGGCGGAGCAGGCACACGCGATACTTGAACGCAATGAAAATCTCGGCAAAGTGGTGCTGACCATCGAATAG
- a CDS encoding Gfo/Idh/MocA family protein, which translates to MDRIRVGQIGICHEHASAKIQTLKRMSDVFEIVGVVDDRATSSSRRAGDDLSPYEGLTWVTEKQLLSMPGLQAVFIETPNQDLVPTAMRCMQHHLPMHMDKPGGEDLAAFRELLNGCRKHDIALQMGYMFRNNLAMQFATKAVKHNWLGDIFEIQASMSHNYGGEPYQIYLGSYAGGIMFNLGCHLIDTLIPMMGRPDNVTPFLKSAPGYSQNIKNNCLTVLEYPHATVTLRVCSKEVDGLNRRSLKICGTNGTIELSPLERFDGQPLQLRLTLLEGNQEYPAGTHMVDFGVAQDRYENQLLEFARIIRGEMKNPYSYEHDELVQEVLLAASGYTKWER; encoded by the coding sequence ATGGACAGAATTAGAGTTGGACAGATCGGTATCTGTCACGAGCATGCTTCCGCCAAGATACAAACGCTCAAGCGCATGTCTGATGTGTTTGAAATTGTCGGCGTTGTCGATGATCGCGCGACTTCTTCTTCCCGACGTGCCGGCGATGATCTCAGCCCGTATGAAGGCCTGACGTGGGTGACGGAAAAGCAACTGCTGAGTATGCCGGGGCTTCAGGCAGTGTTCATTGAGACTCCCAACCAAGACCTTGTGCCGACTGCCATGCGCTGCATGCAGCACCATCTGCCGATGCATATGGACAAGCCCGGTGGTGAGGATCTGGCGGCATTCCGCGAATTGCTCAATGGCTGCCGCAAGCATGATATTGCACTGCAGATGGGATACATGTTCCGCAACAACCTTGCAATGCAATTTGCGACAAAGGCGGTAAAGCACAACTGGCTCGGTGATATTTTTGAGATCCAAGCCAGCATGAGTCACAACTATGGCGGTGAGCCCTACCAGATTTACCTTGGCAGCTACGCGGGCGGCATCATGTTCAATCTTGGTTGCCATCTGATCGATACGCTCATCCCCATGATGGGCCGACCAGATAACGTCACGCCTTTTCTGAAGTCCGCACCGGGATACAGCCAGAACATCAAAAACAACTGCCTGACCGTGCTGGAATATCCGCATGCCACGGTCACGTTGCGCGTGTGCAGCAAGGAGGTAGATGGCCTGAATCGGCGATCACTTAAAATCTGCGGCACAAATGGCACGATCGAGCTGAGTCCGCTGGAGCGCTTTGACGGCCAGCCACTTCAACTGCGGCTGACACTGCTGGAAGGCAATCAGGAATATCCTGCCGGCACGCACATGGTGGATTTCGGTGTTGCACAAGATCGCTACGAAAATCAGCTGCTTGAATTCGCCAGGATCATTCGGGGTGAGATGAAAAATCCCTATTCATACGAACACGACGAACTGGTGCAGGAAGTTCTCCTTGCCGCTTCGGGATACACCAAATGGGAGAGATGA